ACAAACACGATGTGGCGCCGGGTGGCAACAAGGCAACACTTACACTTGGCGATGGCAGCATTATCGAGCTGGATAGCGCACAGAACGGAGCACTGGGCAGCCAGGGCAATACGCAGGTCATCAAGCTTGCCGGTGCGCAACTGGCCTACGACAACGGAAATGCCGGGAACCAGGCTGTATTCTATTACAATACGGTCAACACCCCACGGGGAGGCCAGTACCAGATCATTTTACCGGATGGCAGCAAGGTATGGCTGAATGCGGTTTCGTCCCTGCGCTTCCCGACGGCGTTTTCCGGAAAGGAGAGAAAAGTGGAACTGACGGGTGAGGCATTTTTTGATATTGCGCATAATGAAAATCAACCCTTCATCGTAGCAGTGGATAAAATGGAAGTGGAGGTGTTAGGTACCCAGTTCAACATCATGGCCTACGCTAATGAATCTTCCATGAAAACTTCCCTGCTGCGTGGCGCGGTAAAGGTAAGGAGCGAAGGGGCCAGCAGTTTGCTCAAACCGGGGCAACAGGCCCGGCTGCATAAGAACGGAGATCTGAAAGTAATAGATCTGCCTTATGCAGAAGAAACGGCAGCCTGGAAAGATGGCTTGTTCCTGTTCAATAACGAGGACCTGGATGCCATCATGCGCCGTATCAGCCGCTGGTACAATGTAGATGTCGCATTTACAACTGAAAATATAAAAACACAGACATTCACCGGGCAGATTTCCAGGCAGGAGAAGCTTTCCGAAGTGCTCAAAATGCTTGAGCTGACGGAAGCAGTACATTTCGGTATCGAGAACAGAACGGTTACGGTAAAACCCTGACCGGCAAAATACAAGTGAACAAAACAGCGAATAAAGATCAACCATTATTATAATAGAGGGGAAAAATTTCAACATTCAGAATCAAACGAGTACTGCGTAATTATCCCGCGCATGAAGCGCCGTTGTTGCATTTAATGATTAATTAAAAAGGACTGCTAGTATGAAACTAACTGACTATCTGAAGTCACCTCCCGGGGTGACCTGGCATCGCTATGCGATAAAGATGAGATTATTCGCACTGTTCACTGTACTGTTTTTCCTGCAGGCGTTTTCATATGCGCAGGCGCAGGAGGTGACAATGAACGTCAAAAATGCACCATTGAGCACGGTTTTCCGTGAGATCAGGCAACAGACAGGTTATGCTTTCCTGTACAATAACGCATCGCTGAACGGCACAAAAAATGTGACGATCAATGTAACAAAAGCGCCATTGGCAGAGGTCTTACAAATGGCGCTGGCCGATCAGCCCATCACGTTTACCATTTCCAACAAAACGATTATCCTGAAACCGGCAGCCACTTATCCGAAAGATCCGGAGCCTGCTCCCGGAGAACTGCTGGAGGTGCATTCAAGAGTGATCGACGCCAGAACGAAGGAACCGATCCCGGGCGCTTCCGTAGCCGTGCTGGGTACAAAATCCGGCGTGATCTCCGGTCCGGATGGCCGCTACGTTATCCGTGTACCCAAAGGAACGAAGCTGCAGATCAGTTTCATGGGATATGAAACCCTGGTGGTGACTATCCAGCAATCGGGTGAACATGTGCATTCGCTGTCTGTTTCACAGCAATCGATCAAGGATGTGGTGGTAACAGGCGTATTCAGCCGTCCCAAACAGAACTTTACCGGTGCGGCAACTTCCTTCACACAGGAAGACCTCAGCCGGGTGACCAATAACAATGTGTTGTCCGCTTTAAAGGCGCTGGACCCCTCTTTCCAGATGCCGGAGAACATCAACCTGGGTTCCAACCCCAATGCCCTGCCGGAAGTGGTGTTGCGCGGCGGCAATAGCCTGGTGGATATCAGCCAGACAAACAATGATGCCATATTCAACTACAACAATTCTCCCAACGTTCCGCTCTTTATCCTGGATGGCTTTGAAACCTCGCTGCAAAGGATCAATGATCTGGACATGAACCGCATCGCCAAAGTGGACATCCTCAAGGATGCGGCCGCTACGGCCATTTACGGTTCCCGCGCCGCCAATGGTGTGATCGTGATCGAAACCATCCGCCCCCAGAGCGGCAAACTCAGGGTAACCTACAATGCCAGCATGTTCGTGGAAGCGCCGGACCTCACCGGCTACGATCTGCTGGATGCAAAAGAAAAGCTGGACCTGGAATATAAGGCCGGCGTGTACAATAATTCCTGGAACTCAACAAACGAACAACTGCAATATTTCTACAATCACAGGCTCTCTGAAATACAACGCGGCGTGAATACGGACTGGATGGCCCAGCCCCTGCGCACCGGCATCGGCCAGAAACACAATATCTATGTGGAAGGCGGCGCCGATGATGCGCTTTATGGTGTAAGCCTTACCTATGACAATCAGCAGGGTGTCATGAAAGGCTCCGACCGCCGAAATATGATGGGTAATACCTACCTGAGCTACCGGATCAAAAACTTCCAGTTCCGGAACGACCTGACCATCAGCGCCAACCGGGGCAATGAATCGCCATACGGCAGTTTCCGGGAATATACCAGACTGAATCCTTACTGGACGCCGTATGATGAAGACGGGAACATGAAGGTGTACCTGGAAGAAGTGCGTACCATAGACGGTACTTACCTGCGGAACTTCGATAATTATGACAACCTGGATAGCCGTGGGCCCGGCAGGGCGGTGAATCCGCTGTACAACGCCACGCTGAATACAGTGCATCGCAGTACTTACCTGAACCTGACCAATAACTTTTCCGCACAATGGCAGGCAACGCCCTGGCTGCGCTTGTCCTCCCGCCTGGCCATAACCCAGCAGAAAGATGAGCTGGATGTGTTCAGGCCCGCACAGCATACCTCTTTTGTGGCCACGCCAACCTTTGAGAAAGGCACCTACCAGAAAGGATATGGCAGAAGGAACACTTCGGAAGGGATGCTGATGGCCGATGCGAACAAACGGTTCGGGGACCACATGTTCTTCGGGACCATTGGCTGGAACTTCCAGGATATAGCGCATAGCGGGGAACATTTTACTGTTCAGGGATTCCCGAATCCCAGCATGGACCAGCTGACCCTGGGCAACCAGTTCCCTGTGGGCAGCAAGCCCTTCGGCTCCGAGTACCGTTCCCGCCTGCTGGGCTACCTCAGCAACCTGAGCTACGCCTATGACAACCGTTATCTGCTGGACCTGTCTTACCGCCTGGACGGATCTTCCCAGTTCGGATCGGAAAAACGGTTCGCTCCCTTCTGGTCCGTTGGCGCCGGATGGAACCTGCATAACGAGAAGATGTTGAGGGATCTGTCCTTCATCAATCGTTTCAAACTGCGTTACTCCCTTGGGTACACCGGTTCGCAGAATTTCCCCAGCTACCTGGGCCTGAATACGAGCAATTACTACACCGGGATGGAATACCGCGGCATTATCGGAACACAGCTCATCGGTTTCGGCAATCCCGCCCTCGCCTGGCAGCAAACGCTAAAAAGCAATTTTGGCGCGGACATTACACTTTTCAACCGGCTGGATGTTGTGGCCAACTATTTCGTGGAAACAACACAAGGCAGCATCGCCAACATCTCCTTACCGCCATCATCAGGATTCGGGACCTATGCTGAAAACATGGGCGATGTGCTGAGCAAAGGCTGGGAAGTGAATGCCCGTGTCAACCTGATCAATAACCCGGGTTCCCGCAACAACCTGTCCGTTTTCGTGAATGCCTTCCATGTGAAGAGCACGATCGAAAAGGTTTCCAACACGCTGAAACAGATGAACAAACGGGCGGATACAACCTACTCGTCCACGCCGCTCATCCGGTATGCTGAAGGCCAGTCCACCACCGCCATCTGGGCCGTGGAATCCCTGGGCATAGATCCCTCCACCGGGAACGAGATCTTCCGCACCCGGGACGGGAAGCTTACCAATACCTATAGCCCGCTGGACCAGATCATTGTGGGAGACAGCCGCCCCAAAGTGGAAGGGACCTTCGGCACCAACCTGGAGATCAACGGCATCGGTATGAACCTGTTCTTCCGTTTCCGCTATGGCGGCCAGGCATATAACCAGACGCTGATAGACCGGGTGGAGAACGTGGCGTATGCTTATTATAATGTGGACAGAAGGGTAGCAGAGGATCGCTGGATGAAACCCGGCGACCAGACCTTTTTCAAGGCGCTGGTGCCGGCGGACGGTGTAACAGGTTCCATTACCAGGGCTTCCTCCCGTTTTGTGCAGGACAATAATGAGCTGATCTGCGAAAGCCTTTCTGCCTACTACCGCTTTTCAGATGAACTGAACAAGCAGCTGCGCCTGCAGAACACAAGGATCACCTTCTTTACGGGCGACCTGTTCCGGTTCACCAGCATCAAGCGCGAACGCGGTCTGGCATATCCGTTCAGCCGTACATTCACGCTTCAGTTACAAACCTCATTCTAGTCCTTTAAATAGATGAATATGAAATTCAGCAGAAAATATCGGATCATGCTTGTTTTGGGAACTGCCATTTCACTCTCGTCATGTTCCAAATGGCTGGATGTGTCTCCTAAAACGCAAACCCGGGAGGAAGAACAGTTTTCCAGCAAACAGGGATTCATTGATGCCCTGTTCGGCGTGTATCAGCAGGCAGCAGGGGACTCGCTTTATGGCAGGAACCTCAGCTTCGGTTTGCTCGATGTGCTGGCCGGAAGGTATGAGAACAAGACCACGGGCAGCTACTACGGCTATATCGCCCGGTACACTTACACCAACACAGCCGCAAACTACCTCCTGGATGTGGAGCAGCTGCTCGCCGGCTTATGGGGAGGTGCATATGCCGCCATCGCCCAGTGCAACTATATCCTGAAGAACATCGAAAGCCGGAAGGGCATGCTCGGCAATACCGATTACAACATCATAAAAGGGGAGGCCCTGGCCATGCGCGCCTTTCTGCACTTTGAACTGCTGAAACTTTATGCGCCTGCGTATCTGGACGGCGCCAATGCAGCCCTGCCGGCCATTCCGTACCTGGAACAGTTTACCGTTGTGCCGCAGGAAAAAGGCACGGTGGGCGCTATTGTTGATAAATGCGAGGCGGAATTGCTGGCCGCGGAGGAACTGCTGTCCGTTCACACGGATATCGACCAGATTGCGGGCAATCAGGGTTCGGTATCACTCGACCTCTTCCTGATGTATCGCCAGAACCACCTGAACTATTGGGCGGTAAAAGGCGCACTGGCCCGCCTGTACCTTTACAAAGGCAACAAGCCCAAGGCGCTGCAGTACGCGAAGGAAGTGATAGAGAGCGGCAAATTCAGTTTCATGACCGCTTTGCGGCTGAATGTGGACGTCTCCACCACCGCTTCGGATGTCACCTTCAGTCCGGAACACATCTTCTCCGTATATGTTTCCGGCCTCAGAAGGAATGCCGAAAACCTTTTCAAACCCGCTGCGGATCCCAGGGATGATAACCGCGACCTCTGGTCCACCCTCACGAAAGTGAACAATATGTTCGAAGTATCCCAGCCAGGATATGGTACGGACATGCGGATACCGGCGGCATCAAAATCCATCTGGTCCGCCACCACCGCAGGAGGTAACGTGTACACAAAAAAGTACTATGTGGAAAATACCGCCAATGTAAAACAGCGGCTTGTTCCCGTCATGCGCCTGCCGGAAATGTACTACATCGCCGCGGAAGCTTCCGCTACGCCGACGGATGGACTGGCTTTCCTCAATGAGGTAAGAGAAGTGCGCGGCCTGCCTTTGCTGACCGATGCCGCTACGCTGGATGCCGAGATACAAAAGGAGTACCGCAAGGAATTTTACGGCGAAGGCCAGTTCTGGTACTACCTGAAACGCAGGAATATCGCCACCATCCCTGACGGCGTTGGCAACCCTATGACGGAAGCCAAGTACACCTTCCCGCTGCCGCAGGCCGAAATTGAATTTGGTAAATAATAAATGGATGAACATGAACAAAATCGTCATATACGCCGCCCTGTTCCTCTCAACGCTCTTTGTAGCCTGCACGAAGGATGAAAGGCTGATGTACCAGGAAGATCCGAGGGTCTATTTTACAAAGTTCGTTACCAATGCGGACAGCATTGTGTATTCCTTCGCAACGGGACCGGAAGACCTGACCGTGGATACCGCCTGGCTGAATTTCCGGATCATGGGCACCGCCGCTGACCGCGACAGGGAGATCAATCTGAAAACAGTGGATACCTCCACCGCCATAGCCGGATATCATTATGCCGTGCAACCGCTGATCATACCAGCCGGGGAATACACGGCCAGGATACCGGTACTGCTTTACCGCAGACCGGGATTGAAGGACAGTGTTGTGGACGTAGTGTTCGAGGTGGCTGAATCCGCGGATTTCAAGCCGGGATATGAGGACCGGACAAGCACTATCTCGCAAAGGTACGACCGGCTGCACTACAAGATCAGCATCAACGATCAGCTGCTGAAGCCGGCCAACTGGGATAACAGCCTGGTTTGGAGCTTCGGGGCCTATTCAACCACCAAATTCAAATTCATGATAGATGTCACCGGCCGTACGATATGGACAGGCGCCATTTACCCGGGCGACCAGTATTTCTACATCCAGGCGCTGAAGCTCGCGCTCTACAATTATGAACAGGCCAACGGGCCGATGCTGGACGAGAACGGAGAGCGCGTTGTGTTTCCTTAACTGTTAAAAAGTATGATGATGAAACCGAGGTTCCATCTGACCCGTAAAAAAATAAAATATTAACGGATGAAATTCAATCTGACGATATCAAGTTTACTATGCACCATACTGGTAGCCGGTTGTTATAAGGATAAAGGCAATTACGATTATGTCGCCATCAATCAGCTTTCCATATCCGATGACAGCACGCCGGCCAGCCTTTCCATTACGTTGGGCGACTCCCTGAAGATCACACCGGTGATTCAGCAAACACTGGCGGGGAACGAGGACAGTCTCGCTTATGAATGGATGGTGTTCGACAATTCACCGGCCAGCGATTATACTTTGCCGAGGACGGTGATCTCCACTGAACGTAACCTGGCCGTGAAGATCGCTGCCCCGGTTTTTACCCTTGGCCAGAACTACCGCCTGACCTACAGGGTTACGGACAAGAACACCGGGATAAGCACCGCGATCTTTTACAATATGATCATCACCAACAAGTATGCTTCCGGCTGGCTGATACTGGAAGAAAAAGGGACGGGCGGCGATCTGTCCATGATCCTGCCGGATGGTACGCTGGAATTGGGCGTGTACAGCAGTCTTAATGCGGACCATCCCATGGGAAAACCGGTAAAGCTTGAAACAACGCCTTACCAGGTGACCGACGGCTTTTCCAACGTTTCCCGCAAGATCTATCTGCTGACCGAGAATAACGGTATGGAACTGAGCTATCAGACGATGCTGCGGCAATGGGATTATGCTTACCTGTTCTACGCTGCGCCGGCAGTATCCAAACCTACGCGGCTGATGTGGATGATGAATAATACTTACAACAGCCCATCCCAGGGGGTGATCATCAACAACGGCAAAGTGCATTCCAACCTGGTAGGCGGTTTCCCCGGCACCAAGAAATGGGGGGAAGCGCTGGCCACACCGGCCGGGAACTACAGTTATGACATGGCGCCGTACATTGCCGGAGGCACCACGTACACCACCGTGGCGTTTGACAAGCTGGCGAAGCGTTTTTATGTGGTGGGCCTGCAGGGGCTTTCTGATTTTCCCGCGGCGGCAAGCACACTGTTCGATCTGAATGATGTAGGCATGGATATCCTCTACATGGATACCGCGAATGTAACGCGCGAGTATAACGCTGTGATGAAAGACGCTTCCAATGCGCCCTGGCTGCTCCGCTTCAAACTGGCGGTGGCTAATAACGATCCTCCGAACCTTACCCTGCAGAAAACGCAGATGGATGCACCGGGATTGCTGAATATGACGGCCATAGCATCTTCCACGCTCACGCCGCATATCTATTATGCCACGGGCAATGTGATGTACCGTTACGAGACCACTTCCAATACTACCGTACAGCAATATGCTTTCCCGGCAGGGGAGAGCATCGTGAAAATGCAGTTCCAGCGCGATCCGGGCGGCGCCTCACGGCTGGTTGCCGCAACCTGGGACGGAACGCAGGGAAAGCTGTATTTCTTCGAAGTATCATCTGTCGGCCATTTTACCACGTACGAAACAATGTATGAAGGCTTCGGCAGGATCGTGGATATCGGGTTCAAAGTACCATAACCTTTAAAATAAAGTTGAATGAAAAGATTGTTAGCCTTTGTGCTGTTATGTTCTTCCGCTGCCTATGCGCAGGAGAAGGCCGCATTTACCCTGAACGGGAACATCAGGGACCGCTCCGAAGGGAAAGTGTACCTCGGCCACTCGGAAGACGGGAAGCAGGTGCTGGACTCCGTTATGCTGAAAGAGGGAAAATTCTCCTTTCGCGGGAAAACCAGCAGCGGGGAATTTTACTTTCTGCGGATCGACGGATTGCGGAACGGCTTCGGTTTCTTTGCCAATAAAGGAACGATGAACGTTACCGCGGACAGCACCTTCAGCGAAGTGAGCATTACGGGCGCCGAACACCAGCCGGCATACGATGAATGGAAGAATATCTGGGGCGCCACGCATACAAGAGCGGGCTCACTATATCAAAAGCTCGACGCTGCTGAAAAAGCAAAAGACACCATAGCCCGTGCAGCGGTCAGGAAAGGTTTTGATGAGCTTGGTAGGGACCTGGACAGCGGAGTGTTCCGTTTTGTGCGCAAATATCCGGCGTCCCCGGTAACGCCGTGGGTCATCATCGACCGGTATATCAATTATCCCGCGCCGGCGAAAGTAGCTCAACTGATGCCATTGCTGAAGCCGGCCGCGCTCAATTCTGTCTATGGCCGTGAGCTGAAAACAACGCTGGACATTGCTGCCAAAACCGATATAGGCGCCAAACCGGATTTTGCCCTGGCGGATACCTCCGGCAACATCGTGAAACTCTCCAGCTACAAAGGCAAATATGTGCTGGTGGATTTCTGGGCCAGCTGGTGCGGGCCGTGCCGCAAGGAGAACCCCAACGTGGTGGCCGCCTATAACAAATACCACGCAAAAGGCTTCGAAGTGCTCGGCGTAACGCTGGACACCAAACGCGATGCATGGATCGCCGCTATTGAAAAAGACGGTCTCACCTGGGCGCATGTGGGCGATCTGAAAGGATGGAAAAGCGATATCGTGGAAGAATACGGCATCCGTGCGGTGCCCACCAACTTCCTGCTGGACCCCGGAGGAAAGGTGATCGCCAAAGACCTGCGGGAAGAAGCGCTGCAGGAAAAACTCGCGGAGCTGTTCGCTGAATAGACCATAGAAAACCGGTACCATATGAAGGGTTGTCTCGCCAGAGGCAGCCCTTTTTTGAAGTCCCCCGCGCGGCAGCCCCACATCCGCGAATAATTCATTCATTCCGCAAGAGCAAAACGGCAGGCGGCATTTTTGTTGCCGGCCTTTTTTGTAATTTTGCTGGCAATGTTAACAGACCAGGCTACATATAACCGCAAGAAATTCAGGAACCAGATACTCATTTTCATCATCAAGCTGCTCGTGTACCTTGGCCTGATGTATTTCAACTTCACCCAGCAGGCGCTTTTTGCAAAATATGCCTGGCTGGGCCGGATGGCTGATGCTTTGTCCCTTTTCCTCGGCGCCAACCTGCTGATCTCCGTCGGCTGGATCGTGATGATCTTCTGGTACCTCCAGAAGCACCGGCTGCAAAAGCTGACCCGGGACAACTTTGTGCTGGGCATCAACCGCATTTCCTCCGTGCTGAATACCGTTTTTTTCCTCGTGGCGCTGCTCATGTTCTTCGGTTCGGACCTGTCGCAGCTGTTCTTCAGCCTCAGCATCGCCGCTGCCGCATTCGCGCTGCTGTCGAAAGACTATGTGACGAATATGATCAATGGCCTGATCATCATGTTCTCTGACCAGTTGTCCCTCGGTGACCAGATCAGGGTGAACGAATACCGGGGAAAGGTGCTGGATATCACGCTGATCAACGTAGTGCTGCAGAATGATGATGATGATATTGTGCTGATCCCCAACTCGGTGATCTTTTCCTCCATGGTGCTGAACCAGAGCAAGCAGAACATTAAGAAGCTGACCATAGAATTTGAGCTGGACCTGAAGCATCATGCCTCGCCGGATGTGGTGGAAAAGGAGTTGAAGAGCGTACTGCGCCCGTTTTCCAATAATATCACCGATAACAGCTTTTCCCTGAAGATACTGGAGATCAAAAAAGACGCAGTGCATTACAAAGTGCAGTTCCTGATCCCCCGGCCGGATAAAGAAACCGAACGCCGGATGCGCCGCCTGCTCAACAGTACCATCCTTTCCTTTTCCGGCCGCGAGGTGAACACGCAGGAAACATCCGGGTAATTGTTATATTGCCAAAAAAACAGCATGGAAGAACTCACAGCAGGCATCGGCTCGCGTGTACAGCACGCACGATTTGGGCCGGGTGTGATCATTGGCGTGAAATACGCCCAGTTCGTGGTCACCTTCATCAATCATGGCATAGAAGAGATCGACAAAACAGATCCCCTGTTCGAGGTCCTGTATATGGAGAACCAGACGGTGGAAGTGGAAACCGTTTCACAGGTGGAAACCTCCCTATTGAAAATACTGCGCCTCTGGGGCGGGTTTTCAGAGATCGTGCCGCTTGGGGACAGGTGGGTTGGCGGAACAATGCTGCTGCAGCCGAAAGACCCAGCCCTGAAGCCCAAGGAAGTGCCCATTGAGGCGTTTTTTCACAAGATCGTTATGGTGCGGGACAGGTTGCGGGTGCTGGAACAGCAGATCAACAGCCATAAACTGCTCAGTGATGAGGACAAAGTGAACATGCAGCAGTACATCACCCGCATTTATGGCTCCCTGACCACTTTTAATGTGCTGTTCCGTGACAAGGAGCATTGGTTTACAGGGGAAAAAGGAGGGAAGGAGGACTAAGCTGCCAACTCCTGAAAACATTGTATATTTACCATTATCAAAAATATTTACTGAACATGGCATTATTTGAATCCAACAACCCTGTACTGAAGGAAAAAACATTCGAGCAGGCATCCCGCCTGGAGTACTCCGAGTCGATGACGCTCGGTGGTACGATCGGTAAAATGGCGTTCCTGCTGGCCATGGTGCTGGCCGCCGCTGTTTATTCCTGGGGTGCGTTCTCCAAGGGTGAGAACATTATGCCGCTGGTATTGGGCGGTGTTATCGGAGGCCTTGTGCTGGCGATCATTATCATTGTGAAGAAGGAGTGGAGCCCTTACCTGGCGCCGGCATACGCGCTGGCCAAAGGTCTGGCGCTCGGCGCAATATCCGCAATGTACAGCAGCCTGTACGATGGTATTGTATTGCAGGCCGTGGGGCTGACCATCGCCACTTTTATCTCCATGCTGGTATTGTACCGCGCCAGGATCATCCGGGCTACAGAACGGTTTAAAGCGATCGTGGTGACCGCAACCATGGGGATCGGTGTATTCTACCTGATCGCCTTTGTACTCGGCTTTTTCAATATCAATATTCCCTTCCTGCACGAAGGCAGCCTGCTTGGCATCGGCTTTTCCCTGGTGGTGGTGGCTGTGGCCGCATTGAACCTGATCCTGGATTTCGATCTGATCGAGAACGGGGTAGCGCAGGGCGCACCGAAATACTTTGAATGGTTCGGGTCTTTTGCCCTGCTGGTAACACTGGTATGGCTCTACCTGGAAATACTGCGTTTGCTTTCCAAGATCAATAGCAGATAAGATATTTCATTGTATGATATTTTGGAAAGGGCCGGGGTTTCCGGCCTTTTTCTATACTCGGCTTGTTTGAATGACCTTGCCTTGCGTAATTTCCCGGGTGATGAAATTCTCAAAACATTGCGAAAAAGTACCGGCATTCGGATGATCCTCGTGGATCAGCAAGCCAAGGAACCATGGGGACGGGTCTGCCTGATCTTCTTTCAGTTCAAAATTATAAAGTATCCAGCCCTCCAGCGTGGATTGCAAATACCAGCGTTCCGCAAATAGGCGGCTACGCGCATTTTCTTTTTCATCGCCATTTTCACAGACATAAAAATATACCGGCAGAATACCTCCCGCCTGTATAAAATTATTCAGTATCTCCCGGATGGTGGGCTCTACCAGATTGTCAAATTTTCGCTCACCTTTATTCGGAGGACGTTCCAGATAACTCCTTGTAATATTGATCTCATAAATTAATCCGTCATTGTGCAGGATGGGATCGTCAGAAAAACGACCGATTGAACTGTAAAATTCAATAATATACAGACAGCCCAAATCTGTCGGGAAAACAAAACTTTGCGTTGGAGGCACAGAAGGCCCTGAGGCATAGGGGTACAATGGCATAAATCAACAATCGTTCTGGTCAGTTTTTTTATTTCGCTTTTGCCTTTTCGCGAATTTCAACAAGCTTACCGACAATGCCACTTTCCTTCGATTTTCGGGAAAGATGCTCAACTCGTCCGGCCTGCTGCTCCCGAGGCTGCAACAACGCCTCTTTTAAAGCGGCTTTGTTGACGGTGATGGATTTGCTTATTATCTTTTTCATAGCCTTGCAAATATACGGAAAAGACGACAATTCAGTTCCGGGATCAGCATTGGGTCACACTCCCCCCAACGCCTCCCTGCTCACATTCCTCGCAATCACATCCCAGGCCTCCCGGTTCCAGCGGAAATGGATATCCCGGCGGTTGATGAACCGGTCTTCCCGGCTGGGAAAATAGTTAGAGCGGGTGGACACAAAGATCGTCAGCGGCCAGCCCTCACGGTGGGTTATATCGGCATGTTCCGCCTGCTCCAGGTAAACCTCCCGGTTCCTGACGTAATAGATCCCGCAGGATTGCACCTCGTTCCACAAAAAATGAAGGTCCCAGAAAGGGCTTTTGTAACGGATGCCCTTCTCATCCAGCGTTACCACCGTCCGGCGGCGTACAAGTGACAGCGTGGCCAGCAAAACCAGTATCACAACTGCCGTCCATATCAAACCCCTGGCATCTTTCAGCCAGCCGATGATCAGCAGGGATATTGCAGTAAAAAAAAATATAAAGCCAGTCGTTAGTTTACTTCCCCGGACACGGATAGTCCTGGTGATCTTTGCCATAGCGTAATCCGTTTATCCCACAGGTATAAAAAAGGCGGTGCATCGGATGCACCGCCATTATCAGTAGGTGTTGTAAAAAAGCGGTTAAATGGAGCGTATCAGGTTAGCAATCATGATCTTCGCCACGCAAGGTGCGCTCGATCCTGGTTTTCACCGGTGCACTGAAGCCTTCCAGCTCAATGTTCGGGTGCTCGTCAAGACAAATCCTGATCTTGCCGTTCTCCTGCATTAATACGTCGTGAATTGGTTCCAAAAGGGCGAAAAGCATACGTTTACCGCTTTCCGCGATCTGGTTCATGATGGAATCCTCTAAATGAACGAATTCCCGGTTTTTGTAAGAATAGGATACCTGTACCATTTGTGTTTAGTTTTTCAATAGGATTGCTTAATTAACGTAAAAGTAATGAAAAATATAAATCAACAAAATTTTTTATAGATAACTTATCCACATTCTAACTTTATACATTATCAATATTTTAATTGCAATCGTTTCCATGTTATCCACATCCTTATATCCATCATCCCGCCCTTTTGTTACCCCTTTTGCCATTTAACATTTTCCCCGCCTGCCATTGCAGATAATTCCATTATTTTTACCCATTATCCAATTTTTCAGTCTATATGCATGTAATCCGTAAAATCCAGGTGCTTTGTATGCTCCTGGTCATCACAGCACCCGTATTCGCACAGGAATTGAAATGGACCCGGAACGGGGAGGGGATCTGGAGGGAAGAAGACGGCGCCATTGTTGCCTACCAGGCAAATGACAATCAGCGCATGATCAAAGTGCCCGCAGCTGCATTGACCCCCGAAGGCCGCAACACTCCGCTGGATATCAGCAACTTCAGCTTTACGCC
This genomic stretch from Chitinophaga sp. XS-30 harbors:
- a CDS encoding SusC/RagA family TonB-linked outer membrane protein, encoding MKLTDYLKSPPGVTWHRYAIKMRLFALFTVLFFLQAFSYAQAQEVTMNVKNAPLSTVFREIRQQTGYAFLYNNASLNGTKNVTINVTKAPLAEVLQMALADQPITFTISNKTIILKPAATYPKDPEPAPGELLEVHSRVIDARTKEPIPGASVAVLGTKSGVISGPDGRYVIRVPKGTKLQISFMGYETLVVTIQQSGEHVHSLSVSQQSIKDVVVTGVFSRPKQNFTGAATSFTQEDLSRVTNNNVLSALKALDPSFQMPENINLGSNPNALPEVVLRGGNSLVDISQTNNDAIFNYNNSPNVPLFILDGFETSLQRINDLDMNRIAKVDILKDAAATAIYGSRAANGVIVIETIRPQSGKLRVTYNASMFVEAPDLTGYDLLDAKEKLDLEYKAGVYNNSWNSTNEQLQYFYNHRLSEIQRGVNTDWMAQPLRTGIGQKHNIYVEGGADDALYGVSLTYDNQQGVMKGSDRRNMMGNTYLSYRIKNFQFRNDLTISANRGNESPYGSFREYTRLNPYWTPYDEDGNMKVYLEEVRTIDGTYLRNFDNYDNLDSRGPGRAVNPLYNATLNTVHRSTYLNLTNNFSAQWQATPWLRLSSRLAITQQKDELDVFRPAQHTSFVATPTFEKGTYQKGYGRRNTSEGMLMADANKRFGDHMFFGTIGWNFQDIAHSGEHFTVQGFPNPSMDQLTLGNQFPVGSKPFGSEYRSRLLGYLSNLSYAYDNRYLLDLSYRLDGSSQFGSEKRFAPFWSVGAGWNLHNEKMLRDLSFINRFKLRYSLGYTGSQNFPSYLGLNTSNYYTGMEYRGIIGTQLIGFGNPALAWQQTLKSNFGADITLFNRLDVVANYFVETTQGSIANISLPPSSGFGTYAENMGDVLSKGWEVNARVNLINNPGSRNNLSVFVNAFHVKSTIEKVSNTLKQMNKRADTTYSSTPLIRYAEGQSTTAIWAVESLGIDPSTGNEIFRTRDGKLTNTYSPLDQIIVGDSRPKVEGTFGTNLEINGIGMNLFFRFRYGGQAYNQTLIDRVENVAYAYYNVDRRVAEDRWMKPGDQTFFKALVPADGVTGSITRASSRFVQDNNELICESLSAYYRFSDELNKQLRLQNTRITFFTGDLFRFTSIKRERGLAYPFSRTFTLQLQTSF
- a CDS encoding RagB/SusD family nutrient uptake outer membrane protein translates to MLVLGTAISLSSCSKWLDVSPKTQTREEEQFSSKQGFIDALFGVYQQAAGDSLYGRNLSFGLLDVLAGRYENKTTGSYYGYIARYTYTNTAANYLLDVEQLLAGLWGGAYAAIAQCNYILKNIESRKGMLGNTDYNIIKGEALAMRAFLHFELLKLYAPAYLDGANAALPAIPYLEQFTVVPQEKGTVGAIVDKCEAELLAAEELLSVHTDIDQIAGNQGSVSLDLFLMYRQNHLNYWAVKGALARLYLYKGNKPKALQYAKEVIESGKFSFMTALRLNVDVSTTASDVTFSPEHIFSVYVSGLRRNAENLFKPAADPRDDNRDLWSTLTKVNNMFEVSQPGYGTDMRIPAASKSIWSATTAGGNVYTKKYYVENTANVKQRLVPVMRLPEMYYIAAEASATPTDGLAFLNEVREVRGLPLLTDAATLDAEIQKEYRKEFYGEGQFWYYLKRRNIATIPDGVGNPMTEAKYTFPLPQAEIEFGK
- a CDS encoding FecR family protein, translating into MDQDHLHKLAQKFLEGTATDVEKAQLHEWYDQNGTFPEIPEDADILRLRMLQAIDRRTAGRSRWYRRMAAAAAVLLLITAGGYFFFADQPAQTAENTGHYKHDVAPGGNKATLTLGDGSIIELDSAQNGALGSQGNTQVIKLAGAQLAYDNGNAGNQAVFYYNTVNTPRGGQYQIILPDGSKVWLNAVSSLRFPTAFSGKERKVELTGEAFFDIAHNENQPFIVAVDKMEVEVLGTQFNIMAYANESSMKTSLLRGAVKVRSEGASSLLKPGQQARLHKNGDLKVIDLPYAEETAAWKDGLFLFNNEDLDAIMRRISRWYNVDVAFTTENIKTQTFTGQISRQEKLSEVLKMLELTEAVHFGIENRTVTVKP